One genomic region from Sphingobacterium multivorum encodes:
- a CDS encoding 8-amino-7-oxononanoate synthase codes for MNNFTHLEQPTGRVITVDGKEYLFFGGTSYLGLATDQAYAAIFIEGIQRYGINNGTSRNNNVQQAIFDQAEEYAAMRFGFEASLLLSSGYLATQFLVRTLATEGEVLYAPACHPSLWLDKNPAATGHFVDWANATIEYINHSPQKSFIIVSNSLDNMRPELYDFSVFNRIDPDKKIILLLDDSHGIGVLRKNGISLDKSSFQQANIELIVVASLAKGLATDAGLILADEERIKYFKRSNFYTGASPSSPASLYAFIHGEQIYLQQFEKLQNNIDSFKAHMGSGLSAVANFPVFSSTDTGLYARLMNAGVLVSSFPYPLGTDPLLNRIVVNAHHTKADLDQLSHAIGIY; via the coding sequence ATGAATAATTTTACACATTTAGAACAACCAACAGGTCGCGTTATCACAGTGGACGGTAAGGAATATCTTTTTTTCGGTGGAACTTCCTATCTAGGACTGGCAACAGATCAAGCATATGCTGCGATTTTCATAGAAGGTATACAGCGATATGGTATTAACAATGGCACTTCACGAAATAATAATGTGCAACAGGCCATATTTGATCAAGCGGAAGAATATGCTGCAATGCGTTTTGGTTTTGAAGCAAGTCTGTTGCTCTCAAGTGGATATCTGGCGACGCAATTTCTTGTAAGAACCTTGGCAACTGAAGGCGAAGTATTGTACGCACCCGCATGTCACCCTTCTTTATGGTTAGATAAAAATCCTGCAGCAACTGGACATTTTGTTGACTGGGCCAATGCAACGATCGAGTATATCAATCATTCACCCCAAAAATCATTTATCATCGTTAGTAACAGCTTGGACAATATGCGACCGGAATTATACGATTTCAGTGTTTTCAATCGTATTGATCCGGACAAAAAAATTATACTCCTCTTGGATGATTCTCACGGAATAGGAGTTTTGCGCAAGAATGGCATTTCATTAGATAAGAGTAGTTTTCAACAGGCTAATATTGAGCTGATTGTCGTCGCATCCTTGGCAAAAGGCCTGGCAACAGATGCTGGATTGATTTTGGCCGATGAAGAACGAATTAAGTATTTCAAGCGATCAAACTTTTATACAGGGGCTTCTCCAAGTTCGCCAGCGAGCTTATATGCATTTATCCATGGAGAGCAGATCTATTTACAGCAATTCGAAAAGTTGCAGAATAATATTGATTCATTCAAAGCACATATGGGGTCTGGATTAAGTGCTGTTGCTAATTTTCCGGTGTTTTCATCAACGGATACGGGCCTTTATGCGAGGCTGATGAATGCCGGAGTACTGGTGTCAAGTTTTCCTT
- a CDS encoding D-2-hydroxyacid dehydrogenase family protein codes for MRITILDDYQDAVRQLDCFKILDGHDVQILKQSYSDPALLAEKLSDTEALVLIRERTQITEDLLSQLPKLKLISQTGKISNHLDLAVCSSFHVAVAESMGSPVAPAELTWLLIMNALRGLPKALSDMDKGLWQTNIGECVSGKTIGIWSYGKIGKRIAQYAKAFGAQVIVWGSENSREEAVKDGFLAATSKSDFFHFSDVVTLHLRLVPATRGIVKLEDLRSMKPTALFVNTSRAELVEEGALLTALETGVPGMAAVDVYESEPIFDPNYPLLQLPNVLCTPHIGYVEKNGYERLFRLAFENIVAFSEGNPQHIANPEVLTR; via the coding sequence ATGCGAATAACCATTTTAGATGACTATCAAGACGCTGTCCGACAGTTGGACTGTTTCAAAATTCTTGATGGTCACGATGTCCAAATATTGAAACAGTCCTATTCAGATCCGGCTTTACTGGCGGAAAAATTAAGCGATACGGAAGCGCTAGTGCTCATCAGAGAACGGACCCAGATTACAGAAGATCTGTTGTCCCAGCTTCCCAAACTAAAGTTGATCAGCCAAACGGGCAAAATTTCAAATCATTTGGATTTGGCTGTTTGTAGCAGCTTTCATGTGGCTGTTGCTGAAAGTATGGGTTCTCCTGTCGCTCCAGCTGAATTGACCTGGCTTTTGATCATGAATGCACTCCGAGGTTTACCTAAGGCTCTTTCAGATATGGACAAAGGGCTATGGCAAACGAACATAGGAGAATGTGTCTCCGGAAAAACAATAGGGATATGGAGTTATGGAAAAATAGGGAAGCGAATAGCGCAATATGCAAAGGCTTTTGGTGCCCAAGTAATTGTTTGGGGAAGCGAAAATTCCCGAGAAGAAGCTGTAAAAGACGGTTTTTTAGCTGCAACAAGTAAATCCGATTTTTTTCATTTTTCAGATGTTGTTACTTTACACCTTCGGTTAGTGCCTGCGACGCGAGGTATCGTAAAGCTCGAGGATCTCAGGTCTATGAAGCCGACTGCACTTTTTGTCAATACTTCCCGTGCTGAGTTGGTTGAGGAGGGGGCACTATTGACCGCTCTCGAAACAGGTGTTCCGGGAATGGCTGCGGTAGATGTCTATGAGTCCGAGCCAATCTTTGATCCTAACTATCCTTTATTGCAGCTACCAAATGTGCTTTGTACGCCACATATTGGCTATGTGGAGAAGAATGGTTATGAACGATTATTTAGACTTGCTTTTGAGAATATTGTTGCCTTTTCCGAGGGTAATCCACAGCATATCGCCAACCCCGAAGTATTGACCCGCTAA
- a CDS encoding TonB-dependent receptor, which yields MKLLLTLLFLSITIVSAQSILKGKVLGKNGKPIYLANVFIDGTYDGGTTDSLGNFMFETSEQGPIMLKASVVGLPTYSKSIQLPQKELLIIQMQESENRLQEVTIQAGVLQANSSGKNTVMSPLDIVTTAGSMGNIISALATLPGAQVGGENGRLMVHGGDASETQTYINGIRVAQPYTATPNEVPVRGRFSPMLFKGVNFSTGGYSAEFGNALSSILALNTENTIEQRKTEFSLSSVGLGLGHTLQWGKNSLTFNSSYTNLKPYSKIITPDIKWTKPYENASGEMIYRHQFKEGFLNIYGAYNFENMSLYQADINYEQPVPLKKKSNNAYANISYSQNLGNRWTFQSGIGLGYLTDKLHYDEIYLPNEEKSLHLKGTLSKIWNNKIKSIGGIEYFDTNYQEEYHRQTIDYRYGYHSKMTAVFTETTFGILPNLIGKIGLRETSSNLQAKSTLEPRASLGYALNKYTQLSLAYGNFHQQAPTPLLKYAPQLDWMEANHYIANYFYARGGHLLRLEAYRKEYNNLVKYNSATPKYDSQYDNNGSGKVKGFDLFYKNSSSIKNLQYWISYSYTDSKRNEANYPTTVTPPYIYKHSFYIVGKYWLPSLRSQLSVTNSFVSGRNYNDPNQTVFMNSHTKGYNNLSMSWSFLYSQQKIIHFSVSNVLGASPIYGYQYADRPNSQGIYDRRPIVPTAKRFVFLGYFWTISKNEKDNQLDNL from the coding sequence ATGAAGCTGTTATTAACCTTACTATTTTTAAGTATTACCATCGTATCGGCACAGTCTATCTTAAAAGGGAAAGTACTGGGCAAAAACGGCAAACCGATATATTTAGCCAATGTTTTTATTGACGGCACCTATGATGGCGGCACGACCGATTCGCTTGGAAACTTTATGTTTGAAACTAGTGAACAAGGTCCTATAATGCTGAAAGCGTCTGTTGTGGGCCTCCCAACATATAGTAAGTCTATCCAGCTTCCTCAGAAAGAATTGCTTATTATTCAAATGCAAGAAAGTGAGAATCGCCTACAGGAAGTCACGATTCAGGCAGGGGTGCTACAAGCCAATAGCTCCGGAAAAAACACGGTAATGAGTCCATTGGATATTGTCACTACGGCAGGCAGCATGGGAAACATCATCAGCGCATTAGCAACATTGCCCGGTGCACAGGTTGGGGGAGAAAATGGACGTCTTATGGTTCACGGTGGAGATGCCTCCGAAACACAGACCTACATCAATGGAATCAGAGTAGCCCAACCTTACACCGCAACACCCAATGAAGTTCCTGTAAGGGGTCGATTTTCACCCATGCTCTTTAAAGGCGTAAATTTCTCTACAGGTGGTTATTCGGCAGAATTTGGTAATGCGCTATCCAGCATTCTAGCCCTAAACACCGAAAATACCATAGAACAGCGCAAAACAGAGTTTTCACTATCTTCCGTTGGACTAGGTTTGGGACATACCTTACAATGGGGCAAAAACTCCCTCACCTTCAACAGCAGTTATACCAACTTAAAACCTTATTCCAAAATTATTACGCCAGATATCAAATGGACAAAACCCTATGAAAACGCCTCCGGAGAAATGATCTATCGTCATCAGTTTAAAGAAGGCTTTCTAAATATCTATGGGGCATACAATTTCGAAAATATGAGCCTTTACCAAGCAGACATCAATTATGAGCAACCTGTCCCATTGAAAAAGAAATCCAACAATGCCTACGCCAACATCAGTTACAGTCAGAATCTGGGAAATCGATGGACATTCCAGTCCGGTATTGGCCTAGGCTACCTGACCGATAAGCTACACTACGATGAAATCTACCTGCCTAATGAAGAAAAGAGTCTTCATCTAAAAGGAACGCTAAGTAAGATCTGGAACAATAAGATTAAAAGTATTGGCGGAATAGAATATTTCGACACCAATTATCAAGAAGAATATCACCGACAAACCATTGATTATCGCTACGGGTATCATAGCAAGATGACCGCCGTATTTACGGAAACGACCTTCGGCATCCTCCCGAACTTAATCGGAAAGATTGGCTTACGAGAAACTTCCTCCAATTTGCAGGCGAAGAGCACGTTAGAACCAAGAGCTTCGCTGGGCTACGCATTAAATAAATATACGCAGCTCTCACTTGCCTATGGGAACTTCCATCAGCAGGCGCCAACACCTCTATTAAAATATGCCCCTCAGCTTGACTGGATGGAGGCCAATCACTATATCGCCAATTATTTCTATGCGCGTGGCGGCCACTTACTTCGCTTAGAAGCTTATCGCAAAGAATATAACAATTTGGTAAAATACAACAGTGCGACGCCAAAATACGACAGCCAATATGACAATAACGGGAGCGGTAAGGTCAAAGGCTTTGACTTATTTTATAAAAACAGCAGCAGCATCAAAAACCTCCAATACTGGATTTCATATTCCTATACGGACAGTAAGCGAAATGAAGCGAACTATCCGACGACAGTCACTCCCCCATATATCTACAAACACAGTTTCTATATCGTTGGGAAATACTGGCTACCCAGTCTACGTTCACAGCTCAGTGTGACAAATTCGTTTGTATCCGGCAGAAATTACAATGATCCCAATCAAACAGTATTTATGAATAGCCATACAAAAGGTTACAATAATCTCTCTATGAGTTGGTCGTTCCTTTATAGCCAGCAAAAAATTATCCATTTCTCCGTCAGTAATGTTCTTGGCGCTAGCCCAATCTATGGCTATCAATATGCAGACCGACCAAATTCACAAGGAATCTATGACCGTAGACCGATTGTCCCTACCGCCAAGCGCTTTGTGTTTCTGGGCTATTTCTGGACAATTAGTAAAAATGAAAAGGACAATCAATTGGACAATCTATAA
- a CDS encoding tetratricopeptide repeat protein encodes MKSFIIVLICLISGSAFAQGNFEKSMGQAMSLWQSGETQKAAALLERIAQAEKDNWIPAYYQAMVLTTASFREKNKETQAKYIQSAEEILNNSAQENNSEWLVLRAMNQTALMITDPMTKGKELSPKIIGLYQKAISLAPNNPRAVLGLAEFQINAKKYFNQDTSKECEDAKKALSLFGEEKITTPFAPSWGKDRAEQLVKECK; translated from the coding sequence ATGAAATCATTTATTATCGTCCTCATCTGCCTTATAAGCGGCAGCGCGTTTGCACAAGGCAATTTTGAAAAAAGTATGGGACAAGCCATGAGTCTATGGCAATCGGGAGAGACACAAAAAGCGGCCGCTCTTTTAGAGCGTATTGCACAGGCAGAAAAGGACAATTGGATTCCTGCCTATTATCAGGCCATGGTACTGACAACAGCATCCTTCAGGGAGAAAAATAAAGAGACACAGGCAAAATATATACAGTCTGCAGAAGAAATACTAAACAATAGTGCCCAGGAAAATAATTCGGAATGGCTCGTGCTGAGAGCGATGAACCAAACAGCATTGATGATTACAGACCCCATGACAAAAGGCAAAGAGCTTTCGCCTAAGATTATAGGTCTATATCAAAAAGCCATCAGCCTTGCGCCAAACAATCCACGTGCGGTATTGGGACTAGCGGAATTCCAAATAAACGCAAAAAAATATTTCAACCAGGATACCAGCAAAGAATGTGAGGATGCAAAGAAAGCACTATCTTTATTCGGTGAAGAGAAGATTACTACGCCATTTGCACCTTCATGGGGCAAAGATCGGGCAGAACAACTCGTAAAGGAATGCAAATAA
- a CDS encoding sensor histidine kinase — MKKAPFKAIIQALLASLVVTIYFVVVAKLDHNDVPWISIIFHPNMVRGLLYGFFLFLGHSYLSKWVGKKYPNSKDFVKKIIVFYSISFFLTVLVVFIVNAFFSGLFNPGVPKNFAQRFHQFIHQQRVAYYFQTAMISWCISMIFFGFYFYKRFKDYQIKESHQEKQQIAAQFESLKHQLDPHFLFNSLNVLNGLIEESPKKASMFTTDLSRIYRYVLEQRGKSLVSLQEELTFSKAYLNLLSLRFEAGIQIDLQINAEQHTGFILPLSLQLLIENAIKHNIISIRKPLLLKIYRKNNYLYVENNLQKKKVLHDHSGIGLKNIQERYAILSNLAVHIQETDLLFSVGLPIINEITP; from the coding sequence GTGAAAAAAGCACCATTTAAAGCGATTATACAAGCACTACTCGCAAGCTTGGTCGTGACCATCTATTTTGTGGTTGTGGCCAAGCTTGACCATAACGATGTCCCTTGGATATCCATCATCTTTCACCCTAATATGGTCCGAGGTTTACTATACGGATTTTTTCTCTTTCTAGGTCATAGCTATCTATCGAAATGGGTTGGGAAAAAGTACCCAAACAGTAAAGATTTTGTGAAGAAGATAATTGTTTTTTACAGTATCAGTTTCTTCTTGACCGTACTGGTCGTTTTTATTGTCAATGCTTTTTTCTCTGGACTTTTTAACCCGGGTGTTCCCAAAAATTTCGCTCAGCGTTTTCACCAATTTATTCATCAACAACGTGTTGCATATTATTTTCAAACCGCGATGATATCTTGGTGCATTTCAATGATTTTTTTTGGTTTCTATTTCTATAAAAGATTCAAAGATTACCAAATCAAAGAGTCTCATCAGGAAAAACAACAAATAGCAGCACAATTTGAGTCGCTCAAGCATCAACTCGACCCACATTTTTTGTTCAACAGTTTGAATGTATTGAATGGATTAATTGAGGAAAGCCCTAAAAAAGCCAGTATGTTTACGACAGACCTTTCTAGGATATATCGCTATGTATTGGAACAAAGGGGCAAAAGCCTCGTTTCTTTACAGGAAGAGCTTACTTTTTCAAAGGCTTATTTAAACCTTTTGAGTCTGCGCTTCGAAGCCGGTATACAGATCGATCTACAGATCAATGCGGAGCAGCATACTGGTTTTATATTACCGCTTTCCCTTCAATTACTGATCGAAAATGCAATCAAACACAATATTATTTCGATCAGGAAGCCGCTTTTATTGAAGATTTATAGAAAAAATAATTACCTCTATGTTGAAAACAATCTTCAAAAAAAGAAAGTGCTCCATGATCATTCGGGAATCGGTTTGAAAAATATTCAGGAACGTTATGCTATCCTGTCCAATCTAGCGGTGCATATTCAGGAAACTGATCTATTATTTTCTGTCGGATTGCCCATCATCAATGAAATAACCCCCTAG